The Setaria viridis chromosome 6, Setaria_viridis_v4.0, whole genome shotgun sequence genome contains a region encoding:
- the LOC117862191 gene encoding glucan endo-1,3-beta-glucosidase 5 isoform X1, protein MAAAVTMLVAAALLLALLPRAADAAVGVNWGTVSAHRMPPPVVVDLLRANGIAKVKLFDADPAVLRALAGSGVQVMVGIRNEALAGIAASPAAADAWVAQNVSRYVAARGGVDIRYIAVGNEPFLTSYQGQFQSYVLPAVTNIQQSLVKANLASYIKLVVPCNADAYQSASVPSQGVFRPDLTQIMTQLAAFLSTTGAPFMVNIYPFLSLYQNSDFPQDYAFFDGSSHPVVDGPNVYYNAFDGNFDTLISSLSKIGYGQLPIAIGEVGWPTEGATTANLATARAFNQGLISHVLSNKGTPLRPGVPPTDVYLFSLLDEEQKSILPGNFERHWGIFSFDGQAKYPLNLGLGSPVLKNARDVPYLPPQWCVANPGQNLNNVGNHLKLACTMADCTTLYYGGLCNAIGDKGNISYAFNSYYQLQKQDAKSCDFDGLGMITYLDPSIGECRFLVGIDDRRVLARSSYSDSSSPVSCGLWLMTIWVFVWFTIVGSF, encoded by the exons atggccgccgccgtcacgatGCTCGTCGCGGCGGCGCTCTTGCTGGCCCTGCTGCCGCgggcggcggacgcggcggtGGGGGTGAACTGGGGCACCGTGTCGGCGCACCGcatgccgccgcccgtcgtcgtgGACCTCCTGCGCGCCAACGGGATCGCCAAGGTCAAGCTCTTCGACGCCGACCCGGCCGTCCTGCGCGCGCTCGCCGGCAGCGGGGTGCAGGTCATGGTGGGCATCCGGAACGAGGCGCTCGCGGGGATCGcggcctctcccgccgccgccgacgcctgggTCGCGCAGAACGTCTCTCGCTACGTCGCCGCCAGGGGCGGCGTCGACATACG ATACATTGCTGTCGGAAATGAGCCTTTCCTGACAAGTTATCAGGGACAATTCCAATCATATGTTCTTCCAGCAGTGACCAATATTCAGCAATCACTGGTGAAAGCTAATCTTGCAAGCTACATTAAGCTTGTTGTCCCATGCAATGCTGATGCTTATCAAAGTGCATCTGTTCCATCACAAGGTGTATTCAGGCCTGACCTGACTCAGATTATGACTCAGCTTGCTGCTTTCCTCAGTACAACTGGAGCCCCATTCATGGTCAATATCTACCCCTTCCTCAGTCTTTACCAGAACTCAGATTTCCCTCAAGATTATGCCTTCTTTGATGGATCTAGTCACCCGGTTGTGGATGGCCCCAACGTGTACTACAATGCTTTTGATGGCAATTTCGACACACTGATTTCTTCTTTGAGCAAGATTGGCTATGGGCAACTACCTATTGCAATTGGTGAGGTAGGTTGGCCAACTGAAGGAGCAACAACCGCAAACCTGGCTACAGCTAGGGCATTCAACCAAGGCCTGATCAGCCATGTTTTGAGCAACAAAGGAACTCCACTACGCCCAGGGGTGCCTCCAACTGATGTATATCTTTTCAGCCTACTTGATGAAGAGCAAAAGAGCATACTGCCTGGTAATTTTGAGCGACACTGGGGAATTTTCTCATTTGATGGGCAGGCCAAATACCCACTGAATCTTGGACTAGGCAGCCCGGTTCTGAAGAACGCTAGAGATGTACCATATCTTCCACCACAGTGGTGTGTTGCGAACCCTGGCCAAAATCTAAACAATGTAGGAAATCACTTGAAGCTGGCTTGCACTATGGCTGATTGCACCACTCTCTACTATGGAGGCTTGTGCAACGCAATTGGGGACAAGGGAAATATCTCTTATGCCTTCAACAGCTACTACCAACTGCAGAAACAAGATGCTAAGAGCTGCGATTTTGATGGACTTGGAATGATAACTTACCTCGACCCTTCCATTGGTGAGTGTCGCTTTCTTGTCGGTATTGATGACCGCAGAGTGCTTGCAAGATCATCTTATTCAGACAGCTCCTCTCCAGTAAGCTGTGGGTTGTGGTTGATGACTATATGGGTATTTGTGTGGTTCACAATTGTGGGTTCTTTCTGA
- the LOC117862191 gene encoding glucan endo-1,3-beta-glucosidase 5 isoform X2 produces the protein MPLSSKVMLLAFRVLHRPSRVKSNCGASWGQGAKCPGPRESAGLEFGLVSPVRPLFLFKLYIAVGNEPFLTSYQGQFQSYVLPAVTNIQQSLVKANLASYIKLVVPCNADAYQSASVPSQGVFRPDLTQIMTQLAAFLSTTGAPFMVNIYPFLSLYQNSDFPQDYAFFDGSSHPVVDGPNVYYNAFDGNFDTLISSLSKIGYGQLPIAIGEVGWPTEGATTANLATARAFNQGLISHVLSNKGTPLRPGVPPTDVYLFSLLDEEQKSILPGNFERHWGIFSFDGQAKYPLNLGLGSPVLKNARDVPYLPPQWCVANPGQNLNNVGNHLKLACTMADCTTLYYGGLCNAIGDKGNISYAFNSYYQLQKQDAKSCDFDGLGMITYLDPSIGECRFLVGIDDRRVLARSSYSDSSSPVSCGLWLMTIWVFVWFTIVGSF, from the exons ATGCCTCTGTCTTCAAAGGTAATGCTCCTTGCATTCAGGGTGCTACACAGGCCTTCAAGGGTTAAGTCCAATTGTGGAGCTAGCTGGGGCCAAGGGGCTAAATGCCCTGGACCTAGGGAGTCTGCTGGTCTAGAGTTTGGCTTAGTTAGCCCGGTCAGGCCCTTATTTTTGTTTAAGCT ATACATTGCTGTCGGAAATGAGCCTTTCCTGACAAGTTATCAGGGACAATTCCAATCATATGTTCTTCCAGCAGTGACCAATATTCAGCAATCACTGGTGAAAGCTAATCTTGCAAGCTACATTAAGCTTGTTGTCCCATGCAATGCTGATGCTTATCAAAGTGCATCTGTTCCATCACAAGGTGTATTCAGGCCTGACCTGACTCAGATTATGACTCAGCTTGCTGCTTTCCTCAGTACAACTGGAGCCCCATTCATGGTCAATATCTACCCCTTCCTCAGTCTTTACCAGAACTCAGATTTCCCTCAAGATTATGCCTTCTTTGATGGATCTAGTCACCCGGTTGTGGATGGCCCCAACGTGTACTACAATGCTTTTGATGGCAATTTCGACACACTGATTTCTTCTTTGAGCAAGATTGGCTATGGGCAACTACCTATTGCAATTGGTGAGGTAGGTTGGCCAACTGAAGGAGCAACAACCGCAAACCTGGCTACAGCTAGGGCATTCAACCAAGGCCTGATCAGCCATGTTTTGAGCAACAAAGGAACTCCACTACGCCCAGGGGTGCCTCCAACTGATGTATATCTTTTCAGCCTACTTGATGAAGAGCAAAAGAGCATACTGCCTGGTAATTTTGAGCGACACTGGGGAATTTTCTCATTTGATGGGCAGGCCAAATACCCACTGAATCTTGGACTAGGCAGCCCGGTTCTGAAGAACGCTAGAGATGTACCATATCTTCCACCACAGTGGTGTGTTGCGAACCCTGGCCAAAATCTAAACAATGTAGGAAATCACTTGAAGCTGGCTTGCACTATGGCTGATTGCACCACTCTCTACTATGGAGGCTTGTGCAACGCAATTGGGGACAAGGGAAATATCTCTTATGCCTTCAACAGCTACTACCAACTGCAGAAACAAGATGCTAAGAGCTGCGATTTTGATGGACTTGGAATGATAACTTACCTCGACCCTTCCATTGGTGAGTGTCGCTTTCTTGTCGGTATTGATGACCGCAGAGTGCTTGCAAGATCATCTTATTCAGACAGCTCCTCTCCAGTAAGCTGTGGGTTGTGGTTGATGACTATATGGGTATTTGTGTGGTTCACAATTGTGGGTTCTTTCTGA